In Tessaracoccus flavus, the following are encoded in one genomic region:
- a CDS encoding 5'-nucleotidase C-terminal domain-containing protein: MWASAPPRSSWVTSSFLEYSAKYFGTVAAGDTFDPEADTSVVYAGQKVPDYNSDILAGINYEIDLSQPVGSRIENLTMPDGSAVADDDQFVVALNNYRRSGGGNFPHVSTAPVVYNDLLEIRQLLIDWAVEKGTIDPADFYVPNWTLTVDGVPVP, translated from the coding sequence ATGTGGGCATCGGCGCCGCCCAGGTCATCCTGGGTGACCTCCTCGTTCCTCGAGTACTCGGCGAAGTACTTCGGCACCGTAGCCGCCGGCGACACGTTCGATCCCGAGGCCGACACGTCGGTCGTCTACGCCGGGCAGAAGGTGCCGGACTACAACAGCGACATCCTCGCCGGCATCAACTACGAGATCGACCTCAGCCAGCCCGTCGGGTCCAGGATCGAGAACCTGACGATGCCCGACGGCTCCGCCGTGGCAGACGACGACCAGTTCGTCGTCGCGCTCAACAACTACCGTCGCAGCGGCGGCGGCAACTTCCCGCACGTGTCGACGGCGCCGGTGGTCTACAACGATCTGTTGGAGATCCGCCAGCTGCTCATCGACTGGGCCGTGGAGAAGGGCACGATCGATCCGGCGGACTTCTACGTCCCCAACTGGACGCTCACCGTCGACGGCGTTCCCGTGCCGTGA
- a CDS encoding sirohydrochlorin chelatase produces the protein MSGPATLIIALHGTRHRPGTEFAEQLRAAVSAELPGVPVELGWVDIHDELLAETVQRFERSVIVPAFLAAGYHVEHDVRDAVAASGGRAVATDHVGPDLVRAIGDRLLAAGPLGDAVVLAAIGSKRPGATAEVHAAARRLSQLVGRPVEPGFIYASEPTLEAAAEKLRAQGHLTLSVATHALAPGLYQRHTAALGVPTVADPIGTHPLLVSAIVGRYATAALAQAA, from the coding sequence ATGAGCGGCCCCGCCACGCTGATCATCGCGCTGCACGGCACCCGGCACCGCCCCGGCACCGAGTTCGCCGAGCAGCTGCGCGCAGCCGTCTCGGCCGAGCTGCCGGGGGTTCCGGTGGAGCTGGGCTGGGTGGACATCCACGACGAGCTGCTCGCCGAGACCGTCCAGCGCTTCGAGCGTTCGGTCATCGTTCCCGCCTTCCTGGCCGCCGGCTACCACGTGGAGCACGACGTGCGGGATGCCGTCGCGGCCTCCGGCGGCCGCGCCGTCGCCACCGACCACGTGGGCCCCGACCTGGTGCGCGCCATCGGTGACCGCCTGCTGGCCGCAGGGCCGCTGGGCGACGCCGTCGTCCTGGCCGCGATCGGGTCCAAGCGTCCCGGCGCGACGGCGGAGGTGCATGCGGCGGCACGCCGCCTGTCGCAGCTCGTGGGGCGCCCGGTGGAGCCGGGGTTCATCTACGCCTCCGAGCCCACCCTCGAGGCGGCCGCCGAGAAGCTGCGAGCCCAGGGCCACCTCACGCTGTCGGTCGCCACCCACGCCCTGGCCCCCGGCCTCTACCAGCGCCACACCGCTGCCCTGGGTGTTCCCACCGTCGCCGACCCGATCGGCACCCACCCCCTCCTGGTCTCGGCGATCGTCGGCAGGTACGCCACCGCCGCGCTCGCCCAGGCCGCCTGA
- a CDS encoding precorrin-2 dehydrogenase/sirohydrochlorin ferrochelatase family protein: MSAPNDHEPGSPAYLAGLLLRNRDVLVVGAGHVAERRLRRLLEVGASVRVVAPEATKAIAALDEEGLVAWRARPFVDDDLDGAWYVIAATDSAEVNAAVASGAEARHTFCVRSDEAFGGSAWTPATYNVQDLTVAVIGNRDPQRSKAVREAIRQSLGDGS; the protein is encoded by the coding sequence ATGTCCGCACCGAATGACCACGAGCCCGGATCGCCGGCCTACCTGGCGGGTCTGCTCCTGCGGAACCGTGACGTCCTCGTCGTCGGCGCGGGCCACGTCGCGGAACGACGACTACGACGGCTGCTGGAGGTGGGCGCATCGGTGCGAGTGGTGGCACCCGAGGCCACGAAGGCCATCGCGGCACTCGACGAGGAGGGCCTCGTCGCTTGGCGTGCCCGCCCGTTCGTCGACGATGATCTCGATGGTGCGTGGTACGTCATCGCTGCGACCGACTCGGCTGAGGTGAACGCGGCCGTCGCGTCCGGGGCCGAGGCCCGCCACACCTTCTGCGTCCGAAGCGACGAGGCGTTCGGGGGGTCGGCCTGGACGCCCGCCACGTACAACGTCCAGGACCTGACCGTCGCCGTGATCGGCAACCGTGACCCGCAGCGCTCCAAGGCCGTGCGCGAGGCCATCCGGCAGTCGTTGGGGGACGGGTCCTGA
- a CDS encoding nuclear transport factor 2 family protein, producing MATLDINHLLSTEHNGWLALSEGTGASFYDALLTDDAVMVLVGGGILSRDEAVASLENSPTWDKYEITDPRLIEVGPDAAALVYRASALRGTEDTFRAAMTSLYRVVDGRLRLAIYQQTLITH from the coding sequence ATGGCCACGCTCGACATCAACCATCTCCTGTCCACGGAGCACAACGGCTGGCTCGCGCTCAGCGAGGGCACCGGCGCCTCCTTCTACGACGCCCTCCTGACCGACGACGCGGTGATGGTGCTGGTCGGGGGCGGGATCCTCAGCCGCGACGAGGCCGTCGCCTCCCTGGAGAACTCCCCCACCTGGGACAAGTACGAGATCACCGATCCTCGGCTCATCGAGGTCGGCCCCGACGCCGCGGCCCTGGTGTACCGGGCCAGTGCGCTGCGCGGCACCGAGGACACGTTCCGCGCCGCGATGACCAGCCTTTACCGCGTCGTCGACGGCCGGTTGCGGCTGGCGATCTACCAGCAGACGCTCATCACCCACTGA
- a CDS encoding biotin/lipoyl-containing protein, giving the protein MKLKVTVNQTEYEIDVEVEEEEPKGLGPIIIGVNAGSNQIPTKASVSAVSSNAVVAPLAGSVARILVSEGDEIESGQVLLILEAMKMETEITAPAAGRVARILVAPGEPVQGGQALIEF; this is encoded by the coding sequence ATGAAGCTGAAGGTGACCGTCAACCAGACGGAGTACGAGATCGACGTCGAGGTCGAGGAGGAGGAGCCCAAGGGGCTCGGCCCGATCATCATCGGCGTCAACGCGGGGTCGAACCAGATCCCCACGAAGGCGTCCGTGTCAGCGGTCAGCTCCAACGCCGTCGTGGCGCCGCTGGCCGGCTCTGTGGCACGAATCCTGGTCAGCGAGGGGGATGAGATCGAGTCCGGTCAGGTCCTGCTGATCCTCGAGGCCATGAAGATGGAGACGGAGATCACGGCACCGGCCGCCGGCAGGGTCGCGCGCATCCTCGTCGCCCCCGGCGAGCCAGTGCAGGGCGGCCAGGCACTGATCGAGTTCTGA
- a CDS encoding sulfite exporter TauE/SafE family protein: MRKLILIGLVGLAAQLVDGGLGMGYGVTSSSLLLLVGLTPALASASVHLAEVGTNVASGLSHWRLGNVDWSLVLRLGVPGAVGAFAGATFLSNLSTVWAGPLMAVILAALGAYILARFAFRPPAVSHARVTPHTSQFLVPLGLLGGFVDATGGGGWGPVSTTSLLSAGKTAPRTVIGSVDTSEFLVSLFASIGFLAALGTSGLDFRIVGVLLVGGLIAAPLAAWLVTKLPARVLGTAVGGLIVVTNLRNVLAALGASPTTQWVALGAVVLLWFTLVGHSLVQHRRQAAAVVAERSETLEPEPA, from the coding sequence ATGCGCAAGCTGATCCTGATCGGGCTCGTCGGGCTCGCCGCGCAGCTCGTCGACGGCGGGCTGGGCATGGGCTACGGCGTCACGTCCAGCTCGCTGCTGCTGCTAGTCGGGCTGACCCCCGCGCTCGCCAGCGCCTCGGTCCACCTCGCTGAGGTGGGCACCAACGTCGCCTCCGGGCTGTCGCACTGGCGGCTGGGGAACGTCGACTGGTCGCTCGTGCTGCGGCTCGGCGTCCCCGGAGCGGTCGGCGCGTTCGCGGGCGCGACGTTCCTGTCCAACCTGTCCACGGTATGGGCCGGCCCCCTCATGGCCGTCATCCTGGCCGCGCTGGGCGCCTACATCCTGGCCCGCTTCGCGTTCCGGCCGCCCGCGGTCTCCCACGCCCGGGTCACCCCCCACACGTCGCAGTTCCTGGTTCCGCTGGGACTCCTCGGCGGCTTCGTCGACGCCACGGGCGGCGGCGGCTGGGGGCCGGTTTCCACGACGTCGCTGCTCAGCGCCGGCAAGACCGCACCCCGGACCGTGATCGGCTCGGTGGACACCTCCGAGTTCCTCGTCTCGCTGTTCGCCTCCATCGGGTTCCTCGCGGCGCTGGGCACCAGCGGGCTGGACTTCCGCATCGTCGGCGTCCTGCTGGTGGGCGGGCTGATCGCGGCCCCGCTGGCCGCGTGGCTGGTCACCAAGCTTCCCGCCCGCGTGCTGGGCACCGCCGTCGGCGGCCTCATCGTGGTCACCAACCTCCGCAACGTCCTCGCCGCGCTCGGAGCCTCGCCGACCACACAGTGGGTGGCCCTGGGCGCCGTCGTGCTGCTGTGGTTCACGCTCGTGGGCCACTCGTTGGTGCAGCACCGCCGCCAGGCCGCTGCCGTCGTGGCGGAGCGTAGCGAGACCCTTGAACCGGAGCCGGCATGA
- a CDS encoding sulfate adenylyltransferase subunit 1: MSTLLRIATAGSVDDGKSTLVGRLLYDSKAVLADQLEAVERVSLAKGLGHVDLALLTDGLRAEREQGITIDVAYRYFATAKRTFILADCPGHVQYTRNTVTGSSTADVLVLLVDARKGALEQTRRHLAVGQLLRVPHIVVAVNKIDLVDYSAQRFAEIDAEINGIADDLGVPSIRVLPVSALVGDNIVDRSEKLSWYDGPSLLELLEDLPAADATVRPFRFPVQLTIRPQDAALDPRYVEYRGYAGQVASGVVRVGDPVVVLPSGRRTTVVGIDTADGELAEAFAPQSVTLRLADDIDITRGELIAGVDAAPEPTQDLDGMVAWLAERPLRVGQKVLVKHTTRTTQAVVRDIDGRLDLDTLRPQATDSLELNDLGRVRLRLAAPIMAEAYADSRRTGSFLLVDPQSGTNLAAGMIRGDQAFSEDAAVEIDATPNWSI; encoded by the coding sequence ATGAGCACCCTGCTCAGAATCGCCACCGCCGGCAGCGTGGACGACGGCAAGTCCACGCTCGTGGGACGCCTCCTCTACGACTCCAAGGCCGTGCTCGCGGACCAACTGGAGGCCGTCGAACGTGTCAGCCTCGCCAAGGGCCTGGGCCACGTCGACCTGGCCCTCCTCACCGACGGCCTGCGGGCCGAGCGGGAGCAGGGCATCACGATCGACGTCGCCTACCGCTACTTCGCCACCGCCAAGCGGACGTTCATCCTGGCCGACTGCCCCGGGCACGTGCAGTACACGCGCAACACCGTCACGGGATCGTCGACGGCGGACGTGCTGGTGCTGCTGGTGGACGCCCGCAAGGGTGCGCTGGAGCAGACCCGCCGCCACCTCGCCGTCGGCCAGCTGCTGCGGGTGCCGCACATCGTGGTGGCCGTGAACAAGATCGACCTTGTGGACTACTCCGCGCAGCGGTTCGCGGAGATCGACGCCGAGATCAACGGCATCGCCGACGACCTGGGTGTCCCCTCCATCCGCGTGCTGCCGGTCTCCGCGCTCGTCGGCGACAACATCGTCGACCGGTCCGAGAAGCTGTCCTGGTACGACGGGCCGTCGCTGCTCGAGCTGCTGGAGGACCTGCCCGCGGCCGATGCCACGGTGCGGCCCTTCCGCTTCCCCGTCCAGCTGACCATCCGTCCGCAGGACGCCGCACTGGACCCCAGGTACGTCGAGTACCGCGGCTACGCAGGACAGGTGGCCTCCGGGGTGGTGCGCGTCGGGGACCCCGTCGTCGTGCTGCCGTCGGGCCGCCGCACCACCGTGGTGGGCATCGACACCGCCGACGGTGAACTGGCCGAGGCGTTCGCGCCGCAGTCGGTGACACTGAGGCTGGCCGACGACATCGACATCACCCGCGGTGAGCTCATCGCCGGCGTCGACGCGGCCCCGGAGCCCACCCAGGACCTCGACGGGATGGTCGCGTGGCTGGCCGAGCGCCCGCTCCGCGTTGGCCAGAAGGTCCTCGTGAAGCACACCACCCGAACCACGCAGGCCGTCGTCAGGGACATCGACGGCCGTCTGGACCTGGACACCCTGCGCCCGCAGGCGACCGACTCGCTCGAACTGAACGACCTCGGCCGCGTGCGGCTGCGGCTGGCGGCTCCGATCATGGCCGAGGCCTACGCGGACTCGCGCCGCACCGGCTCCTTCCTGCTGGTCGACCCGCAGTCGGGCACCAACCTCGCCGCCGGGATGATCCGCGGCGACCAGGCCTTCTCCGAGGACGCCGCCGTCGAGATCGACGCCACCCCGAACTGGTCGATCTGA
- a CDS encoding 2-oxoacid:acceptor oxidoreductase subunit alpha has translation MSTTPLDRVVIRFAGDSGDGMQLTGDRFTADAAAIGNDFATLPNFPAEIRAPQGTIAGVSSFQLHFADDDIRTPGDRPDVLVAMNPASLKANISDLRRDGILIVDTHDFTKRNLAKVGYVADPLSDGSLEDHEVHPVDLTGLSTAAVAEFGLGRKDAARSKNMVALGLLTWLFSRPVETTLEFLDKKFGKDPAIRDANRAAYLAGYNYGETTEDFTVRYEVRPAPMAPGTYRQVTGNKALALGLMAGAAKSGLPLFLGAYPITPASDVLHELSRHKDHGVMTFQAEDEIAAIGSALGASYGGSLGVTVTSGPGMALKSEFISLALMLEQPLVVVDVQRAGPSTGMPTKTEQADLLQSVFGRHGEAPVPVIAAQSAGDCFDVAIEATRIALTYRTPVIVLSDGYLANGAEPWLVPDLEALPDIDPGFATEPNGPDGKFLPYLRDGKLARPLAVPGTPGLENRIGGIEKADGTGNVSYDPGNHERMTAIRQAKVEGIADTIPDLVVDDPSGEADVLVIGWGSTWGPIGATARRVRRRGRKVATVHLRHLNPFPKNLGAILRSYKRVIAPEMNLGQLALLLRAKYLVDVETYSRVRGLPISPSEFETDLLEIIDGKDPR, from the coding sequence GTGAGCACAACCCCACTGGACCGCGTGGTCATCCGCTTCGCCGGGGACTCCGGCGACGGCATGCAGCTGACCGGGGACCGGTTCACCGCCGACGCCGCCGCCATCGGCAACGACTTCGCCACCCTGCCCAACTTCCCGGCGGAGATCCGCGCACCGCAGGGCACCATCGCGGGCGTCTCCAGCTTCCAGCTGCACTTCGCCGACGACGACATCCGCACCCCCGGGGACCGCCCCGACGTCCTCGTCGCGATGAACCCCGCCTCCCTCAAGGCCAACATCTCCGACCTGCGCCGCGACGGCATCCTGATCGTCGACACCCACGACTTCACCAAGCGGAACCTGGCGAAGGTCGGCTACGTCGCCGATCCCCTGTCCGACGGGTCGCTCGAGGACCATGAGGTGCACCCCGTGGACCTCACCGGCCTTTCCACGGCCGCCGTCGCCGAGTTCGGCCTCGGCCGCAAGGACGCCGCCCGCTCCAAGAACATGGTGGCGCTGGGGCTCCTGACCTGGCTGTTCTCCCGCCCCGTCGAGACCACGCTGGAGTTCCTGGACAAGAAGTTCGGCAAGGACCCCGCCATCCGCGACGCAAACCGGGCGGCGTACCTCGCCGGGTACAACTACGGCGAGACCACCGAGGACTTCACGGTTCGCTACGAGGTCCGCCCCGCCCCCATGGCCCCCGGCACCTACCGGCAGGTCACCGGCAACAAGGCGCTCGCGCTGGGCCTGATGGCCGGCGCCGCGAAGTCCGGGCTGCCGCTGTTCCTCGGCGCCTACCCGATCACTCCCGCATCCGACGTGCTGCACGAGCTGTCGCGCCACAAGGACCACGGGGTGATGACGTTCCAGGCCGAGGACGAGATCGCGGCCATCGGGTCGGCCCTCGGCGCGTCCTACGGCGGGAGCCTCGGCGTCACCGTGACGTCTGGCCCCGGCATGGCGCTGAAGAGCGAGTTCATCTCGCTGGCCCTCATGCTGGAGCAGCCGCTCGTCGTGGTGGACGTGCAGCGCGCGGGCCCGTCGACGGGCATGCCCACCAAGACCGAGCAAGCAGACCTGCTGCAGTCGGTGTTCGGGCGCCACGGCGAGGCCCCCGTTCCCGTGATAGCGGCCCAGTCCGCGGGCGACTGCTTCGACGTCGCCATCGAGGCCACCCGGATCGCGCTCACCTACCGCACCCCGGTCATCGTGCTCTCCGACGGATACCTCGCCAACGGAGCCGAGCCGTGGCTGGTCCCGGACCTGGAGGCGCTACCCGACATCGACCCGGGGTTCGCCACCGAGCCCAACGGCCCCGACGGCAAGTTCCTGCCCTACCTGCGCGACGGGAAGCTCGCGCGGCCGCTCGCGGTCCCCGGCACACCCGGCCTGGAGAACCGGATCGGCGGCATCGAGAAGGCCGACGGCACCGGCAACGTCTCCTATGACCCGGGCAACCACGAGCGCATGACCGCCATCCGGCAGGCGAAGGTCGAAGGAATCGCCGACACCATCCCGGACCTCGTCGTCGACGACCCCAGCGGCGAGGCCGACGTGCTCGTGATCGGATGGGGCTCCACCTGGGGACCCATCGGCGCGACCGCCCGGCGCGTGCGCCGTCGCGGCCGGAAGGTGGCCACCGTGCACCTGCGGCACCTCAACCCGTTCCCGAAGAACCTGGGCGCGATCCTGCGCTCGTACAAGCGGGTCATCGCGCCCGAGATGAACCTCGGGCAGCTGGCGCTGCTGCTGCGCGCCAAGTACCTCGTCGACGTCGAGACCTACTCGCGCGTGCGTGGGCTGCCGATCTCGCCGTCGGAGTTCGAGACCGACCTGCTGGAAATCATCGACGGAAAGGACCCACGATGA
- the cobA gene encoding uroporphyrinogen-III C-methyltransferase — protein MRFEFAPGTVVLVGGGPGDPGLMTVAGLSAIQQADVIVHDRLGPLELLDEAADGAEVINVGKIPRGAYTPQEEINRLLVDRAQQGLRVVRLKGGDNYVFGRGGEEWLACAEAGVPVRVIPGVTSAVSVPAMAGIPVTHRSLSQGFCVVSGHVAPDDERSAVDWGALARCGLTIVILMGVHNLNHIADALIAGGMEPGTAAAVVADGTTPGQRTIRSRLDRVSNEAAGADVRPPAIVVVGAVAGLTLNAREPD, from the coding sequence ATGCGCTTCGAATTCGCGCCCGGCACCGTCGTCCTGGTCGGCGGCGGCCCCGGTGACCCCGGCCTCATGACGGTCGCCGGGCTTTCGGCCATCCAGCAGGCCGACGTGATCGTGCACGACCGCCTCGGCCCGCTCGAACTCCTCGACGAGGCCGCGGACGGTGCCGAGGTCATCAACGTCGGCAAGATCCCCCGAGGGGCCTACACCCCGCAGGAGGAGATCAACCGGCTGCTCGTGGACAGGGCACAGCAGGGTCTGCGCGTCGTCCGTCTTAAGGGCGGCGACAACTACGTGTTCGGTCGTGGCGGGGAGGAGTGGCTGGCCTGCGCCGAGGCTGGTGTTCCGGTGCGGGTGATCCCCGGCGTCACGTCGGCGGTCTCCGTGCCGGCGATGGCCGGGATCCCGGTGACGCACCGCTCCCTCTCTCAGGGATTCTGCGTGGTCAGCGGCCACGTGGCACCGGACGATGAGCGCAGCGCCGTCGACTGGGGCGCGCTGGCGCGCTGCGGGCTGACCATCGTCATCCTGATGGGCGTCCACAACCTCAACCACATTGCCGATGCGCTCATCGCTGGGGGCATGGAGCCGGGGACCGCGGCGGCCGTCGTGGCCGACGGCACCACCCCCGGGCAGCGGACGATCCGGAGCCGCCTGGATCGGGTGAGCAACGAGGCCGCAGGCGCCGACGTCCGCCCGCCGGCGATCGTCGTCGTGGGTGCGGTGGCGGGGCTGACCCTCAACGCGCGCGAGCCAGACTAA
- a CDS encoding 2-oxoacid:ferredoxin oxidoreductase subunit beta, whose product MSTTLTHTGLTGGLAGVPLAIEPANRKDFVSDQEVRWCPGCGDYAVLAAFQSLMPQLGVRRENTVIISGIGCSSRFPYYLDTYGVHSIHGRAPSIATGLAMSRPDLAVWVVTGDGDALSIGGNHLIHALRRNTNITILLFNNRIYGLTKGQYSPTSESGKQTKSSPAGSVDHPFNPVKLALGAEATFVARTVDSDRAHLKEVMTRAVGHRGASLVEIYQNCPIFNDGVFDGLKAPDSPAIISLRHGEPITFAGGAKSVVRDAVTGRLSVVPTTEVGGRTVVVHDEFSDDVTQAVAIASLTDSHGLSQSPIGIFRDVGRPVHDDAARAQVTMPAAADRISHLQSLVTGHDTWTA is encoded by the coding sequence ATGAGCACCACCCTCACCCACACCGGGCTGACCGGCGGTCTGGCGGGCGTCCCGCTGGCCATCGAACCGGCCAACCGCAAGGACTTCGTCTCCGACCAGGAGGTGCGTTGGTGCCCCGGCTGCGGGGACTACGCCGTGCTCGCGGCCTTCCAGTCGCTGATGCCGCAACTGGGCGTGCGCCGCGAGAACACCGTCATCATCTCCGGGATCGGCTGCAGCTCGCGGTTCCCGTACTACCTCGACACCTACGGCGTGCACTCCATCCACGGGCGTGCGCCGTCGATCGCCACCGGCCTGGCGATGAGCCGGCCCGACCTGGCGGTGTGGGTGGTGACCGGCGACGGCGACGCGCTGTCCATCGGCGGCAACCACCTCATCCACGCGCTGCGGCGGAACACCAACATCACGATCCTGCTGTTCAACAACCGGATCTACGGCCTCACCAAGGGGCAGTACTCGCCGACTTCGGAGTCCGGGAAGCAGACGAAGTCCAGCCCGGCCGGCTCCGTCGACCACCCGTTCAACCCGGTGAAGCTTGCGCTGGGCGCGGAGGCGACGTTCGTGGCGCGCACCGTCGACTCCGACCGAGCGCACCTGAAGGAGGTCATGACCCGCGCCGTGGGTCACCGCGGCGCGTCGCTCGTGGAGATCTACCAGAACTGCCCCATCTTCAACGACGGCGTCTTCGACGGCCTGAAGGCGCCGGACTCCCCCGCGATCATCTCCCTGCGGCACGGTGAACCCATCACCTTCGCCGGCGGGGCCAAGAGCGTCGTCCGCGACGCGGTCACGGGGCGGTTGAGTGTGGTCCCGACGACGGAGGTCGGTGGCCGCACCGTCGTCGTCCACGACGAGTTCTCCGACGACGTCACCCAGGCCGTGGCGATCGCGTCGCTCACGGACAGCCACGGGCTCAGCCAGTCGCCGATCGGGATCTTCCGCGACGTAGGCCGCCCCGTCCACGACGACGCCGCCCGCGCCCAGGTGACGATGCCCGCCGCCGCGGACCGGATCTCCCACCTGCAGTCCCTGGTCACGGGCCACGACACCTGGACCGCCTGA
- a CDS encoding nucleoside deaminase, which translates to MITDADRRFLSRAVELAELALSRGDEPFGSVLVSAAGEVLFEDHNHVAAGDHTQHPEFAIARWAAENLTPDERAAATVYTSGEHCPMCSAAHGWVGLGRIVYASSSAQLSQWLRDLGCPDAPVAALPIQQVVPAAVVDGPDPELAERVHALHARRTGGR; encoded by the coding sequence ATGATCACTGACGCCGACCGCCGTTTCCTCAGCCGCGCCGTCGAGCTGGCCGAACTCGCGCTCTCCCGCGGTGACGAGCCCTTCGGCTCCGTCCTGGTCTCGGCCGCCGGTGAGGTGCTGTTCGAGGACCACAACCACGTCGCGGCCGGCGACCACACGCAGCACCCCGAGTTCGCCATCGCGCGGTGGGCTGCCGAAAACCTGACGCCCGATGAGCGAGCCGCGGCCACTGTCTACACCTCGGGTGAGCACTGCCCGATGTGCTCGGCCGCCCACGGCTGGGTCGGCCTCGGGCGAATCGTCTACGCCTCGTCGTCGGCGCAGCTCAGCCAGTGGTTGCGGGACCTCGGCTGCCCCGACGCCCCGGTGGCGGCCCTGCCGATCCAGCAGGTGGTCCCAGCAGCGGTGGTCGACGGCCCTGACCCCGAGCTGGCCGAGCGTGTCCACGCCCTCCACGCGCGGCGGACCGGGGGCAGATGA